From one bacterium genomic stretch:
- a CDS encoding glycosyltransferase family 2 protein, with protein MITLSLVICTKDRPTQLRRCLESVLGQTCPPDEIVIVDASIDDKSLSVVKEMRRKKRSPRFLYTHTYPGTARQRNIGFEMANAYVVGSVDDDTILDKEALRIIKEVFNKGNTDLGGVMPRLIDPKDRRQSIWSLKSLYKRIFMLSHNFAKHVFIQASGFPAFPFQRQEITEPQEAEVLNGLYFYKKEVVKNYKFNEGFHGYSFMEDVEFAYRVSKNFKLLYVPSARIMHLHVPTSRSSYFETYKQIVENHHYFFLHAIEGTFVNWLAFYWSHIGLLISALSKKNALGRGGSLSGVLSGFRAILRLQRIKRYQQSVRLSTKSYKNEKFNAKAALSD; from the coding sequence ATGATTACTCTTTCACTCGTAATATGTACTAAAGATAGGCCAACTCAACTTAGGAGATGTCTTGAATCTGTTCTCGGGCAAACTTGTCCCCCTGATGAGATTGTGATTGTTGATGCTTCTATCGACGATAAGTCACTTTCAGTTGTAAAAGAGATGAGGCGAAAAAAAAGAAGCCCCAGATTCTTGTATACACACACGTACCCTGGAACTGCTCGGCAAAGAAATATAGGTTTTGAGATGGCTAATGCTTATGTCGTTGGATCTGTGGATGACGATACAATTCTTGATAAAGAAGCGCTTAGAATCATTAAAGAGGTTTTCAATAAGGGAAATACAGACCTAGGTGGTGTAATGCCCAGATTAATAGATCCTAAAGATAGACGTCAATCCATCTGGTCTTTAAAATCATTATATAAAAGAATTTTCATGCTCTCTCACAATTTCGCTAAGCATGTCTTTATTCAGGCCTCAGGTTTTCCTGCCTTTCCGTTCCAGAGGCAAGAAATTACTGAACCTCAAGAAGCAGAGGTTCTAAATGGATTATATTTCTATAAGAAGGAAGTAGTAAAGAACTATAAGTTCAACGAAGGGTTTCATGGGTATTCTTTCATGGAAGATGTTGAATTTGCATACCGTGTATCTAAAAACTTTAAGTTATTGTATGTCCCATCGGCACGTATCATGCATTTGCATGTTCCAACAAGTCGCTCAAGTTATTTCGAGACGTACAAACAAATCGTCGAAAACCATCACTACTTCTTTCTTCACGCCATAGAAGGAACTTTTGTTAACTGGTTGGCGTTTTACTGGTCTCATATCGGATTGTTGATATCGGCGCTTTCTAAAAAAAATGCATTGGGAAGAGGAGGTAGTTTATCCGGGGTCTTATCAGGGTTCCGTGCTATACTGAGGCTTCAGCGTATAAAAAGATATCAACAAAGTGTTCGGCTCTCGACAAAGTCATACAAAAATGAGAAATTCAACGCAAAAGCAGCACTCTCCGATTGA